A window from Kovacikia minuta CCNUW1 encodes these proteins:
- a CDS encoding sensor histidine kinase, which yields MQNNEDLFHLWQQILKFASSTIEPGVMLAEIAHALGTAFGVKGCLLLVPGGASVCWLAASPTATVQLDNPELPVLEEQLNLFESIALINLESLSPEAKRSLPISPWLELLETVEISGIVALQVKAVLGIPIQFQGTTIGILSLLKSHSHPWTEAEIEGLQSLSQPVAIVLSQIQLQHQLTRQTQYQAVINQLTVAIRNTSDLNQILQLATNGTAQALQIPRGILLRLKYWEPLFRNRVQETIPKVRTTVACEWLVEPDAEDSVQPVASVLNQSFWMSECALCQFALLHPGSSIAIANHDQLPKFDPGTGVAPLFKLEKFPALLLSPLESQGTVLGFLVFQHQHPHNWKPEEIELVELVSAQVSTAIIQTETLRQVQALVDKRTAELQQSLSIQAKLYERTRQQVDQLRHLNQLKDEFLSTVSHELRTPLTSMTMAIRMLRQIGLSADRSARYLDILEQQCAQETNLINDLLALQELEAKQVAIQLEEIDLKVLLKDLVDFFDQKWSTKGLTLDLNLPKKPLKLHSDRDSLNRVLLELLTNAGKYSNPNSQIQLRVVHQIDHPIGRIVLTLCNIGSGISPEDLPHIFEKFRRSQGVTQNAIQGTGLGLALVQSLVQLLNGTITVSSGPIEDNPQTSETCFTLTLPQSFDNAQV from the coding sequence ATGCAGAACAATGAAGACCTCTTTCACCTCTGGCAGCAAATTCTCAAGTTTGCTTCAAGCACCATTGAACCTGGGGTAATGCTGGCTGAAATTGCCCATGCTTTGGGAACAGCCTTTGGAGTAAAGGGTTGTTTGCTGCTCGTGCCTGGAGGTGCATCGGTCTGCTGGTTGGCAGCTTCGCCGACGGCTACGGTTCAGCTCGATAACCCTGAGTTACCTGTTCTGGAAGAACAGTTGAACCTTTTTGAGTCGATCGCCCTTATCAACCTGGAATCGCTCTCACCTGAGGCAAAACGTAGTTTACCCATCAGTCCCTGGCTTGAGTTGCTGGAAACTGTGGAAATCTCTGGAATTGTTGCTTTACAAGTAAAAGCAGTGTTAGGAATACCAATTCAGTTCCAGGGAACTACAATTGGCATCCTCAGTCTCCTCAAGTCCCACTCCCACCCCTGGACAGAGGCGGAAATAGAAGGGCTACAATCGCTGTCGCAGCCAGTGGCGATCGTCCTTTCCCAAATTCAACTCCAGCATCAGTTAACCCGACAGACCCAGTATCAGGCAGTCATCAATCAATTAACAGTAGCAATCCGCAACACCTCAGATTTGAATCAGATTCTACAACTGGCAACCAACGGCACAGCCCAGGCACTTCAGATTCCACGCGGAATTTTGCTGCGCCTCAAGTACTGGGAACCCCTATTTCGAAACCGGGTACAGGAAACAATCCCTAAAGTTAGAACCACCGTTGCTTGTGAATGGCTAGTTGAACCCGATGCCGAAGATTCTGTACAGCCCGTTGCAAGCGTCCTCAACCAATCTTTTTGGATGTCAGAATGTGCCCTCTGTCAGTTTGCATTGCTTCATCCAGGGTCTTCGATCGCGATCGCCAACCATGATCAGCTCCCCAAATTTGATCCAGGAACCGGCGTTGCCCCCCTCTTCAAACTGGAAAAATTTCCGGCGCTGCTCCTCTCTCCCCTCGAAAGTCAGGGAACGGTTCTGGGGTTCCTGGTGTTTCAGCATCAACACCCCCATAACTGGAAACCAGAGGAAATTGAACTGGTGGAATTAGTCAGCGCCCAAGTCAGTACCGCAATTATTCAAACTGAAACTCTGCGGCAAGTTCAAGCATTGGTTGACAAACGCACCGCTGAACTTCAGCAGAGCCTGTCGATTCAGGCAAAGCTGTACGAACGGACACGCCAGCAGGTAGACCAACTGCGCCATTTGAACCAACTGAAGGATGAATTCCTCAGTACCGTCAGTCACGAACTCCGAACCCCTCTTACCAGCATGACAATGGCAATTCGAATGCTGCGCCAGATCGGCCTTTCTGCTGATCGCAGCGCTCGTTACCTCGATATTTTGGAGCAGCAATGTGCCCAGGAAACCAACCTGATTAATGACCTCTTAGCCCTTCAAGAACTGGAAGCGAAACAAGTTGCCATCCAGTTAGAAGAAATCGACTTGAAAGTCCTGCTCAAAGACCTGGTAGATTTCTTCGATCAGAAATGGTCTACCAAAGGATTAACCCTGGACCTGAACCTGCCCAAAAAACCGTTGAAATTGCACAGCGATCGCGACAGTCTAAATCGTGTCCTGCTCGAACTGCTCACGAATGCGGGCAAATACTCCAACCCTAATAGCCAGATCCAACTCCGCGTTGTTCATCAGATCGATCATCCCATTGGTAGGATTGTGCTTACCCTCTGCAATATTGGATCTGGAATTTCTCCTGAAGACCTGCCCCACATTTTCGAGAAATTTAGACGCTCCCAGGGGGTCACCCAAAATGCCATTCAAGGCACAGGCTTGGGATTGGCTCTCGTGCAATCCCTGGTTCAGCTTCTAAATGGCACAATTACGGTATCGAGTGGTCCGATCGAAGACAATCCCCAAACCAGCGAAACCTGTTTCACCCTCACCCTCCCCCAGTCTTTTGACAACGCCCAGGTTTAA
- a CDS encoding ATP-binding protein — MGIGQSGQLRAKSNNLRSVESQNGLIPVSAAIVIGTVKGPGETGNQYVFITTDNRHVKIGEFVYYEVLEEGAGSDRAVLQILGKISARCLIDHLPDRIFADTQISPETIAALIGFTDTNPEIYEVTVDVVGYFDPALGFMNPRQTPNPGAKVYLADDALLKRVLNRKQPGQVGAAHVGALLLRQGEAVPIALDVKELVSTHMAILAGTGSGKSYTAGVLVEELLLPHNRAAVLIFDPHGEYGTLTDMRGHSGFKAEDGYAPKVKVLKPEEIRIRVSSLDYADILTLLPEMSDRQQSILNKAYSILKRHKRGEYRWDVQDLISAVYEADRQTDEEGNEKAGSSAPALEWKLERMQRSPYFHAFEHLAPKDLFEPGQVTVLQMNEISQEEQQVICAAVLRQSNQARMNSQKELITPDDENYLPYPVFILLEEAHRFAPAHEPSRCKAVIRTILSEGRKFGLGVGLITQRPGKLDSDVLSQCMSQFIMRIVNPVDQESLKYGVESAGRDLLKELPALTKGQVIISGACVNTPVLCKVRKRLTQHGGETLNAPDIWQQHFQTHRVREREMQEAPVAGRGRSQTVRGMSIE; from the coding sequence ATGGGTATTGGTCAGTCTGGGCAACTGCGGGCTAAGTCTAATAACCTGCGTTCGGTAGAATCACAAAATGGGCTGATTCCTGTTTCTGCTGCGATCGTCATTGGCACCGTTAAGGGACCGGGTGAAACGGGAAATCAGTATGTATTTATCACAACAGATAACCGCCACGTCAAAATCGGTGAGTTTGTCTATTACGAGGTTTTAGAAGAAGGGGCGGGTTCTGATAGGGCGGTGCTTCAAATTTTAGGCAAAATCTCTGCTCGATGTTTAATTGACCACCTGCCCGATCGCATCTTTGCGGATACACAAATTAGCCCAGAGACCATTGCGGCGCTAATTGGCTTCACCGATACCAATCCGGAGATTTATGAGGTAACCGTGGATGTGGTGGGTTACTTTGATCCGGCTTTAGGTTTTATGAATCCCCGGCAAACGCCCAATCCTGGTGCTAAGGTTTATCTGGCGGACGATGCTCTGCTCAAGCGGGTGTTGAACCGGAAGCAGCCTGGGCAGGTGGGAGCAGCCCATGTGGGGGCACTGCTGCTGCGGCAGGGGGAGGCGGTGCCGATCGCCCTCGATGTGAAGGAATTGGTTAGCACCCACATGGCAATTCTGGCAGGGACGGGATCGGGCAAGTCCTACACGGCTGGGGTGTTGGTGGAGGAATTGCTGCTGCCCCATAACCGAGCAGCGGTATTGATTTTTGATCCTCATGGAGAATATGGCACCCTGACCGACATGCGAGGGCATTCAGGGTTTAAAGCAGAGGATGGCTATGCCCCAAAGGTGAAGGTTCTGAAGCCGGAAGAAATTCGGATTCGGGTTTCGTCGCTTGACTATGCCGATATTCTGACCCTGTTACCAGAAATGAGCGATCGGCAGCAGTCTATTCTCAATAAAGCCTATTCCATTCTCAAACGGCACAAGCGAGGAGAATATCGTTGGGATGTGCAGGATTTGATCTCTGCGGTATACGAAGCCGATCGGCAGACGGACGAGGAGGGGAACGAGAAGGCGGGATCGTCTGCCCCAGCCCTGGAATGGAAGCTGGAGCGAATGCAGCGATCGCCCTATTTCCACGCGTTTGAGCATCTCGCCCCGAAGGATTTGTTTGAACCGGGTCAGGTGACGGTGCTGCAAATGAATGAAATTAGTCAGGAGGAGCAGCAGGTTATCTGTGCAGCGGTATTGCGGCAGTCCAACCAGGCGCGGATGAATTCCCAAAAGGAATTGATCACCCCAGATGATGAGAATTATTTGCCCTACCCGGTGTTTATTTTGCTGGAGGAAGCGCACCGTTTTGCCCCCGCCCATGAACCTTCTCGCTGTAAGGCGGTGATTCGCACCATTTTGAGTGAAGGGCGGAAGTTTGGCTTGGGAGTGGGACTCATCACCCAGCGCCCCGGCAAACTGGATTCGGATGTGCTGTCCCAGTGTATGAGCCAGTTCATCATGCGAATTGTAAATCCGGTTGACCAGGAAAGCCTGAAGTATGGGGTGGAGTCGGCGGGACGGGATTTGCTGAAGGAATTGCCTGCTTTGACCAAGGGACAGGTGATTATCTCTGGAGCCTGTGTCAATACACCCGTTCTTTGTAAGGTGCGCAAGCGCCTGACCCAACACGGTGGCGAAACTCTGAATGCTCCTGATATCTGGCAACAACACTTCCAAACTCATCGAGTGCGGGAGCGGGAGATGCAGGAAGCGCCAGTGGCAGGCAGGGGGAGATCGCAAACCGTTCGCGGCATGAGTATTGAGTAG
- a CDS encoding PEP-CTERM sorting domain-containing protein (PEP-CTERM proteins occur, often in large numbers, in the proteomes of bacteria that also encode an exosortase, a predicted intramembrane cysteine proteinase. The presence of a PEP-CTERM domain at a protein's C-terminus predicts cleavage within the sorting domain, followed by covalent anchoring to some some component of the (usually Gram-negative) cell surface. Many PEP-CTERM proteins exhibit an unusual sequence composition that includes large numbers of potential glycosylation sites. Expression of one such protein has been shown restore the ability of a bacterium to form floc, a type of biofilm.) gives MSCKTNSSLLAVASLVGQLGMPLLDVQPAAAISLTWTLSNATFSDGVLLSGVTYADGGTASGSFDYDAATNQYSNINVVTGEGYTYRQLGWLSEPQPLSNHQNLYLFREKTSLNEPFSSAVKFQFAHPLTNAMNPGLIAIAAASEERITRGPQGLDIETRTLVPGTNAFISASTQAVPEPISAIGLGVAGVCFWWMKKQKSSQNK, from the coding sequence ATGTCCTGCAAAACCAATTCATCCCTACTCGCAGTTGCCTCACTGGTGGGGCAACTGGGAATGCCACTCCTCGACGTGCAACCTGCTGCTGCCATCAGTTTGACCTGGACGCTCTCAAATGCGACTTTCTCGGATGGGGTGCTGCTATCTGGGGTGACTTATGCGGATGGTGGGACTGCATCTGGTTCGTTTGACTACGATGCAGCCACAAACCAGTACAGCAACATTAATGTGGTTACAGGGGAGGGGTATACCTATCGGCAACTTGGCTGGTTGTCTGAGCCTCAGCCCCTGTCCAATCACCAGAATCTTTATCTTTTTCGAGAAAAAACTTCGCTGAATGAACCTTTTTCCTCTGCCGTCAAGTTTCAATTTGCGCATCCTTTGACCAATGCAATGAATCCTGGGCTGATTGCGATCGCTGCCGCCTCGGAGGAACGGATAACCCGTGGACCCCAGGGGCTGGATATTGAAACCCGTACCCTGGTTCCGGGTACGAATGCTTTCATTTCTGCGTCTACCCAGGCTGTTCCAGAGCCTATCAGCGCGATCGGCTTAGGAGTCGCAGGGGTTTGTTTTTGGTGGATGAAGAAGCAAAAAAGTTCTCAGAATAAATAG
- a CDS encoding type II toxin-antitoxin system HicB family antitoxin — MLTEYIQAAMDQAKYEILSDGTFYGEIPACQGVYANTASLESCRDELQEVLEGWILLELTLNHSLPIIGGIDLTIHKEVASF; from the coding sequence ATGCTCACCGAATACATCCAGGCTGCAATGGACCAGGCAAAATATGAGATTTTGTCAGACGGCACTTTTTACGGGGAGATCCCAGCTTGTCAGGGCGTTTATGCCAATACTGCCAGCCTCGAATCCTGTCGAGATGAATTGCAGGAAGTTTTAGAAGGCTGGATCTTATTGGAGCTAACCTTAAATCATTCTTTGCCCATCATTGGTGGAATTGATTTAACAATTCACAAAGAAGTTGCCTCATTCTAG
- the nblS gene encoding two-component system sensor histidine kinase NblS, with protein MAAATLVVSLVMSGLTFWAVNTIQQDARLNDTRFGRDLGLLLAANVAPLVGENNRTELARFSHRFYSSTASVRYMLYADEEGNIFFGIPFSESEVQNSLTIRRKIHLPDDYAAQTDAPMVRQHLTPDGEVTDVFVPLIYEGVYKGVLAIGTNPNPTVVTSSHLTRDVTIAVFVSIWVMVILGAVFNALTITKPIKELLVGVKNIASGNFKQRVDLPLGGELGELIASFNDMAERLERYEEQNIEELTAEKAKLETLVSTIADGAVLLDTSIQVILANLTARRLFGWEGKAVEGTNLLYLLPAAVQAEVTRPLYQIAKGELREGAEFRITLKEAGDSSPDTLRERTVRILLTTVLDLSRENVRGIAMTVQDITREAELNEAKSQFISNVSHELRTPLFNIKSFIETLYEYGEDLGHEERQEFLETANRETDRLTRLVNDVLDLSRLESCKLYHMEAVDLAQPIEQTLRTYQLNAKDKGIELIQDIQPDLPPVLGHYDLLLQVFTNLVGNSLKFTESGGKVAMRAYLVGAGNCKPNANQPSPFLTQPCNLNGNSALDAETTDQFVRVEVADTGIGIDSEDQEAIFDRFFRVENRVHTLEGTGLGLSIVRNIIENTQQQSALDQRSRQRHDLLV; from the coding sequence ATGGCGGCTGCAACCTTGGTGGTTTCCCTGGTTATGAGCGGTTTAACCTTTTGGGCAGTCAATACAATTCAGCAGGATGCCCGACTCAATGACACTCGCTTTGGTCGAGATTTGGGCTTGCTGTTGGCTGCAAACGTTGCGCCGCTGGTAGGCGAAAATAACCGGACAGAACTGGCACGCTTCTCCCATCGGTTCTATAGCAGTACCGCAAGCGTTCGCTATATGCTCTACGCCGATGAGGAAGGTAATATTTTCTTTGGCATTCCCTTCTCCGAGTCCGAGGTTCAAAATTCCCTCACCATCCGGCGCAAAATTCACCTTCCCGATGATTATGCAGCCCAAACCGATGCCCCGATGGTGCGGCAACACCTGACCCCTGATGGGGAAGTGACCGACGTGTTTGTGCCCTTAATTTATGAAGGCGTCTATAAGGGGGTGCTGGCGATCGGCACCAACCCCAACCCCACCGTCGTCACCTCTTCCCACCTGACACGGGATGTCACGATTGCCGTCTTTGTCTCCATCTGGGTAATGGTGATTTTGGGAGCCGTTTTTAATGCGCTAACCATTACCAAACCCATTAAAGAACTCCTGGTTGGGGTGAAGAATATTGCCTCCGGCAACTTCAAGCAACGGGTTGATCTGCCCCTAGGGGGCGAGCTTGGCGAATTGATTGCCAGCTTTAACGACATGGCAGAACGGTTAGAGCGCTACGAAGAGCAAAATATTGAAGAACTAACCGCCGAAAAAGCCAAATTGGAAACCCTGGTTTCAACGATCGCCGATGGTGCCGTCCTGTTAGACACCAGCATCCAGGTAATTCTGGCCAACCTCACCGCCCGTCGCCTATTTGGCTGGGAAGGTAAGGCAGTCGAAGGCACAAACCTGCTCTATCTGCTCCCTGCCGCAGTTCAAGCCGAAGTCACCCGTCCCCTTTATCAGATTGCCAAAGGCGAACTGCGAGAAGGGGCAGAGTTTCGCATTACCTTAAAGGAAGCAGGCGATTCCTCCCCAGACACCCTGCGAGAACGCACCGTTCGCATTCTTCTAACCACAGTTTTGGATCTCTCCCGTGAGAATGTCAGAGGGATTGCCATGACGGTGCAGGACATTACCCGCGAGGCAGAACTCAACGAAGCAAAGAGCCAGTTCATTAGCAACGTTTCCCATGAACTGAGAACTCCCCTCTTCAACATTAAATCCTTTATCGAAACCCTCTATGAATACGGCGAAGACCTGGGCCATGAGGAACGGCAGGAATTTTTAGAAACTGCCAATCGCGAAACCGATCGCCTGACTCGCCTGGTCAATGATGTTTTAGATCTGTCCCGGTTGGAGTCCTGTAAGCTCTACCACATGGAAGCGGTAGACCTGGCCCAACCGATCGAGCAAACCCTGCGCACCTACCAGCTCAATGCCAAGGATAAGGGAATTGAGCTGATTCAGGATATTCAACCCGATTTACCCCCGGTTCTGGGACATTATGATCTGTTGCTGCAAGTGTTCACAAATCTGGTTGGCAACTCCCTGAAATTTACAGAATCCGGCGGCAAGGTAGCAATGCGTGCCTATCTGGTTGGAGCAGGCAACTGCAAACCCAATGCCAATCAACCCAGTCCCTTCTTGACCCAACCCTGTAATTTGAACGGCAATTCTGCCCTTGATGCAGAGACAACAGATCAGTTTGTGCGGGTAGAAGTCGCTGACACAGGCATTGGAATTGATTCAGAGGATCAGGAAGCGATCTTCGATCGCTTCTTCCGCGTCGAAAACCGCGTTCATACCTTAGAAGGGACGGGTCTGGGCTTGTCGATCGTCCGCAACATCATCGAAAACACACAACAGCAAAGTGCACTTGATCAGCGAAGTCGGCAAAGGCACGACCTTCTGGTTTGA
- the purD gene encoding phosphoribosylamine--glycine ligase: MKILVVGSGGREHALAWKLLQSSRVQQVICVPGNGGTALLKGCHNLGLNIDDFEGIGRFALVNGVVLVVIGPEVPLANGITDYLQKQGLKVFGPTRMGAQIEASKSWAKALMQEAKIPTARSLVFNQETAAQAYVKEQGVPIVIKVDGLAAGKGVTVASTIEEAQAAIAAAFGGQFGAAGNLVVIEECLTGQEVSILALTDGITIRPLLAAQDHKRIGDGDTGPNTGGMGAYAPAPIVTPELMQQIQTEILEPTIAHLQKRGIDYRGVLYAGLMITPDGSPRVIEFNCRFGDPETQALLPLLDSPLDELLLACAQQRLAEIPPIEWKSGVATCVVVAADGYPGSYSKGNFITGIAAAEEKEAVVFHAGTQLKQNNLITDGGRVLGVTAIGESFNQAIANAYAAVDCIQFEGMYYRRDIGHRVKTIPSASS; this comes from the coding sequence GTGAAGATTCTGGTTGTTGGCAGTGGTGGACGGGAGCATGCTTTGGCTTGGAAACTTTTGCAGTCCTCAAGGGTACAGCAGGTCATCTGTGTGCCTGGAAACGGAGGCACTGCTCTGCTAAAGGGTTGCCACAATTTGGGATTGAACATCGATGATTTTGAAGGCATTGGTCGCTTTGCCCTCGTAAACGGCGTTGTCCTGGTAGTGATTGGACCAGAAGTTCCGTTAGCCAATGGAATTACCGATTATTTGCAAAAGCAGGGATTAAAAGTGTTTGGTCCCACCCGGATGGGCGCGCAAATTGAAGCGAGTAAATCCTGGGCGAAAGCGTTGATGCAGGAAGCAAAGATCCCCACTGCCCGATCGCTTGTTTTTAATCAAGAAACCGCCGCCCAAGCCTATGTGAAAGAACAGGGAGTGCCGATTGTCATCAAGGTGGACGGCTTAGCAGCCGGAAAAGGTGTAACCGTGGCGTCAACGATCGAGGAAGCCCAAGCGGCGATCGCTGCTGCCTTTGGGGGGCAGTTTGGCGCAGCCGGAAACCTCGTGGTCATTGAGGAGTGCCTGACCGGACAGGAAGTTTCCATTCTGGCTTTGACCGATGGCATTACCATCCGTCCCCTGTTGGCGGCTCAGGATCACAAGCGCATTGGGGATGGAGATACCGGACCCAACACAGGCGGCATGGGAGCCTATGCCCCCGCCCCGATCGTCACGCCCGAATTGATGCAGCAAATTCAAACCGAGATTCTGGAACCCACGATCGCCCACCTGCAAAAACGGGGGATCGACTATCGCGGCGTACTTTATGCCGGATTGATGATTACACCAGACGGAAGCCCCAGGGTAATTGAATTTAACTGTCGCTTTGGCGACCCCGAAACGCAGGCACTGCTCCCCTTACTCGACAGCCCCCTGGATGAGTTGCTGCTTGCCTGTGCCCAACAACGACTAGCGGAAATCCCCCCCATCGAATGGAAATCAGGGGTGGCAACCTGTGTGGTCGTTGCCGCCGATGGCTACCCTGGGTCTTACTCTAAGGGAAATTTCATTACGGGCATTGCTGCCGCAGAAGAAAAAGAAGCGGTCGTTTTTCATGCAGGCACTCAATTGAAACAAAACAACCTGATCACCGATGGCGGCAGAGTCTTAGGCGTAACAGCAATCGGGGAATCCTTTAACCAGGCGATCGCAAACGCCTATGCGGCTGTAGACTGCATTCAATTTGAAGGCATGTATTACCGCCGCGACATTGGTCACCGGGTAAAAACCATTCCATCCGCTTCCAGTTAA
- a CDS encoding tetratricopeptide repeat protein, with product MVKCGCKLETVALVMLVAGCCWPRGAIAQIYQPFPNSQPFPPDSPIQPLPTENPGQPFPPVQQNQPTPTPSPTPPSQPLPPNPPTPKPEPNEFPPNPLELKLSDPLLPQGADQRSLTPAERKKLIPVLDQLNAQAAAQSKAGDRIGAYETWNRELRLRRLLGPAEEVKALGRVGDIAWKDNETPQVRWITQRLDTLWEQAKSPTPGLGNNINLKNANVIDRTTLLDALGFAYQQVRLPQTAIAVYQQIIKEARQRKDSKKIDATLNTLGQLHLSWFDYPNAAATYKELLNRARASRNAANEGIYLTQLAYVYEQAKQPAEAITYQQQLVNFYIKQKNPNPIPALKIKIADNYQILSRPDLAERNYQSAYQLAQPLLELGYASDALKKLGVLYLTNQRLDAALRVYNYLVGVEQQAYNVYGMMDAYDQIGQIYLSRKAYPQARTAFQRGLVLARQLKYKEDYFATQIQQISRQP from the coding sequence ATGGTCAAGTGTGGTTGCAAGTTAGAAACCGTTGCGCTTGTGATGTTGGTTGCTGGATGTTGTTGGCCTCGGGGGGCGATCGCTCAAATTTATCAACCGTTTCCAAATAGTCAGCCGTTTCCGCCTGATAGTCCGATTCAACCCTTACCAACCGAAAATCCCGGTCAACCGTTTCCGCCTGTTCAACAAAACCAACCGACTCCAACTCCGTCCCCGACTCCACCCAGCCAACCTCTTCCACCTAATCCTCCGACACCCAAACCGGAACCGAATGAGTTTCCGCCCAACCCACTGGAACTTAAGCTTTCCGATCCGCTTTTGCCCCAGGGAGCCGACCAACGTTCTTTAACGCCAGCGGAGCGCAAAAAACTGATTCCAGTGCTGGATCAGTTGAATGCTCAAGCGGCGGCACAATCGAAGGCGGGCGATCGGATTGGTGCTTACGAAACCTGGAACCGGGAACTCCGTCTGAGACGGCTGTTGGGTCCGGCGGAGGAGGTCAAAGCTTTAGGAAGAGTTGGCGATATTGCCTGGAAGGACAATGAAACGCCTCAGGTTCGGTGGATTACTCAACGGCTGGATACCCTCTGGGAGCAGGCGAAATCTCCTACTCCTGGTTTGGGAAACAACATCAATTTGAAAAATGCCAATGTGATCGATCGGACGACCTTGCTGGATGCATTGGGATTCGCCTATCAGCAGGTGCGATTACCTCAAACTGCGATCGCTGTCTACCAGCAAATTATCAAGGAGGCACGCCAGCGTAAGGACTCCAAAAAGATCGATGCAACCCTGAACACCCTGGGACAACTTCATTTGAGTTGGTTTGACTACCCCAACGCTGCTGCAACCTACAAAGAACTACTGAATCGGGCAAGGGCAAGTCGTAATGCCGCCAATGAAGGAATCTATTTAACCCAACTGGCCTATGTCTATGAACAGGCAAAGCAACCAGCAGAGGCAATTACTTACCAGCAACAACTGGTTAACTTTTACATCAAGCAAAAAAATCCCAACCCGATTCCGGCACTGAAAATTAAAATTGCCGATAATTACCAGATTCTCTCTCGTCCAGATTTGGCAGAGCGCAACTATCAGTCCGCCTATCAGCTGGCCCAACCGCTGCTGGAACTGGGATACGCGAGCGATGCGCTGAAGAAATTGGGAGTCCTTTACCTGACGAATCAACGCCTGGATGCTGCCCTGCGAGTCTATAACTATCTGGTTGGTGTGGAGCAACAGGCTTATAACGTCTATGGCATGATGGATGCCTACGACCAGATTGGGCAAATTTATCTGTCCCGCAAAGCCTATCCTCAAGCACGCACGGCTTTTCAAAGAGGTTTGGTACTTGCTAGACAGTTGAAATATAAGGAAGACTATTTCGCAACTCAAATTCAACAGATTTCTAGACAACCGTGA
- a CDS encoding Uma2 family endonuclease, with protein sequence MTQASDRVYWTTEDLKLLPDSSNRYEIIDGRLLMTRAPHWKHQKVIVKASRILDTWAEASQLGETVATPGVIFDEADNVIPDVVWISYQRLATGVDEDGHFTIAPELIVEVLSPGTQNERRDRETKLKLYAERGVQEYWILDWRIQQLEIYRRQDALLKLVVTLFPQDVLTSSTLPGFSCVVTEFFR encoded by the coding sequence ATGACGCAAGCCTCCGATCGGGTTTATTGGACGACCGAGGATTTGAAGCTCTTACCCGACAGTAGCAACCGCTATGAAATTATTGATGGACGGTTACTCATGACTCGTGCTCCTCACTGGAAGCATCAGAAAGTGATCGTTAAAGCTTCCAGAATTCTGGATACCTGGGCAGAGGCAAGTCAGTTGGGGGAAACCGTGGCGACACCTGGCGTCATTTTTGACGAAGCTGATAATGTGATTCCAGATGTGGTCTGGATTAGTTATCAGCGATTAGCGACGGGAGTGGATGAAGATGGTCATTTCACAATCGCTCCAGAATTAATTGTTGAGGTGTTATCGCCAGGGACGCAAAATGAGCGCCGCGACCGCGAAACAAAGCTAAAACTTTATGCAGAGCGTGGGGTACAAGAGTATTGGATTCTGGATTGGCGGATTCAACAACTGGAAATTTACCGCCGTCAGGACGCTCTGTTGAAGCTCGTTGTGACGCTATTTCCCCAAGATGTGCTTACCTCTTCTACGCTTCCCGGCTTTAGTTGCGTGGTTACTGAATTCTTTCGTTAG